The Corythoichthys intestinalis isolate RoL2023-P3 chromosome 19, ASM3026506v1, whole genome shotgun sequence nucleotide sequence gctttaaAGCTCGcttctctggcaacatcaaTCAACGCCAGTCAATCAGTGTTAAATTTAataaactccagtgcactcaccAACAaaaagcagggagagggagggagagtgagactatgcgattggctcgggacagctcatctgttaaaaaaaaaaaaaaaatccgcgatggtctGAGGACGCAAAATTTGAAGCGTAAAGTAGCGAGAGATCACTGTTATTTATATTCAACTATGGCCCAATACTGTTATCTTCCCTGTAGAGGGTCCCACGGACAGGCTGGGTTTACAGGaaggtgaagaacccagagagtgtGTCAGACCACATGTACCGCATGGCCATGATGTCTTTGACCATCACAGACCCCACATTGGATAAGGACAAGtgagtttatttgtactttgtcTTAAATGAACGCTAGTATCTTATGATCCCTCCTCCCTGATTTCAGATGTATCAAGTTGGCCCTTGTTCATGACTTGGCCGAGTGCATTGTAGGCGATATCGCGCCATCAGACAATGTCAGCAAAGCTGAGAAACACCGGCGAGAAGAGGTGAACAACCCTTGAAGCTCTATATTTGTTTTTCGTTATTAAAATGCATATTCTTTCAGGCAGCCATGAAGCAGTTGTCGAGCCTCACACCAGATAAGCTAGGACAGGAGATTTTTGCACTATGGGAGGTAAAAAGTTTGACTATCAGATTTTACTCCTGTTCGTGATGGAAAAACGGCATTTTCTGGCATTTAGGAATACGAGCATCAAAGCAGTGCAGAGGCCAGGATGGTGAAAGAGTTTGACCGTCTGGAGATGATCCTGCAGGCTCATGAGTATGAAGAACTGGAAGGAACGCCTGGGAGACTGCAGGAGTTCTTTGACTCCACTCAAGGTTAGTCAAACAATCTACAGCACCTTACAAGATGCAGTAGGAAAAAATCACATATTTACGACCACAGTTCCTTTCCTGATAGGGAAAAAGGAAGCATTTAGAGATGCAGTATAACATTAGTAGTGGCCATTTTGTGTCTTTGCAGGTTGTTTCCAGCAT carries:
- the hddc2 gene encoding HD domain-containing protein 2; this encodes MAAPADNMKMLQFLKLIGQLKRVPRTGWVYRKVKNPESVSDHMYRMAMMSLTITDPTLDKDKCIKLALVHDLAECIVGDIAPSDNVSKAEKHRREEAAMKQLSSLTPDKLGQEIFALWEEYEHQSSAEARMVKEFDRLEMILQAHEYEELEGTPGRLQEFFDSTQGCFQHPDVLQLVSALNEARKSHMTEKNDSQST